From one Bacteroides eggerthii genomic stretch:
- a CDS encoding helix-turn-helix domain-containing protein gives MNTKQIRNVDISGIQHLPMIDFIGNDFAIFDDIRDIPFTPYPTRLNAACLAVCRKGRCRMNINLQEYEMREGMLCIILPEQIVQQGERSDDFSGSFIAVSRDFMDVVIPTMQQLFPMFFMIKERPCIKVTAEELQAFEEYHSFLWRKVRLKDNPYRKEITQGLLLALFYEIYDIYQGHTAKERTPKSRKEDLFEHFIRYVSEGYKEERSVAYYAGKMFLTPKHLSTVVKEVSGKTAGEWIDSLVILEAKALLKSSEQSIQEIADELHFANQSFFGKYFKHHTGMSPKEYRKQ, from the coding sequence ATGAATACAAAACAGATACGCAATGTCGACATATCCGGCATACAACATCTACCTATGATTGACTTTATCGGCAATGATTTTGCTATTTTTGATGATATCAGGGACATTCCTTTTACGCCATATCCCACTCGTCTGAATGCGGCCTGTCTTGCAGTCTGCCGGAAAGGCCGGTGCAGGATGAATATCAATCTGCAGGAGTATGAAATGAGGGAAGGAATGCTCTGCATCATCCTGCCCGAACAGATTGTGCAGCAAGGTGAGCGCTCTGATGACTTCTCCGGCAGCTTTATAGCGGTGTCCAGAGACTTCATGGATGTGGTGATACCCACCATGCAGCAACTGTTCCCCATGTTTTTCATGATAAAGGAGCGGCCCTGCATCAAGGTCACCGCCGAAGAGTTACAGGCATTCGAGGAATATCATTCTTTTCTGTGGAGGAAAGTGAGGCTGAAGGACAATCCGTACCGTAAAGAGATTACGCAGGGATTGTTGCTGGCGCTGTTCTATGAAATCTATGATATTTATCAGGGGCACACCGCGAAGGAACGTACCCCGAAAAGCCGTAAGGAGGATTTGTTTGAGCACTTCATCCGGTATGTATCCGAGGGCTATAAAGAGGAGAGGAGTGTGGCCTATTATGCCGGCAAGATGTTTCTCACGCCCAAGCACCTTTCTACCGTAGTGAAAGAGGTGAGTGGCAAGACGGCGGGCGAGTGGATTGACAGTCTGGTGATTCTGGAGGCGAAAGCCTTGTTGAAATCATCCGAGCAGAGCATTCAGGAAATAGCCGATGAACTGCATTTTGCCAACCAGTCATTTTTTGGAAAGTATTTCAAGCATCATACGGGCATGTCGCCTAAGGAATATAGGAAACAGTAG
- a CDS encoding TonB-dependent receptor, translated as MKHYILALVLAMASINAAIAANPIREGNMISGHVLVKGSEENIPYATVLIVGSGQGTVSNEEGQFELKNLPAGKYTLRVSAVGYKTQEKEIEVNKDFTAVVHFQMQEESFMTDEVVVSANRNEVSRKAAPVVVNVMSTKLFEMVNSTDLAKTLNYQSGLRVENNCQNCGFPQVRINGLEGPYSQILINSRPIISALSGVYGLEQIPVNMIERVEVVRGGGSALFGANAVGGTINIITKDPINNSFQVSSMFSNMDGKSWEQYMGANVSLVAKDNSYGIALYESYRNRNPYDRDGDGFSELGKLNMNTFGFRAYYRPTHFSRINLEYHTTNEFRRGGNKFDLQPHETDITEQTKHIINSGGLSYDLFWREYKHKISLYGSIQHTDRNSYYGAQKDLNAYGKTKDLTWVAGGMYVGNMDNCLFAPATFTGGLEYQNNSMHDVMTGYHRDMQQDVRIASAFVQNEWKMNVLTMLVGARLDKHNLIDKLIFSPRVNLLYKPSEDFQARLTYSTGFRAPQAYDEDLHVTAVGGEGVQIKLADNLREERSNSYSGSVDWTTHLGHWQANILVEGFYTDLRHVFVLEDIGKNDIGDVIKERRNGNGARVYGANLDAKIAHGKEAQFQLGFTAQRSRYTHEEAWTKVDGVDLTTKRMPRTPDYYGYFTFSSAPVKNFDFSLSGTYTGKMIVPHYAGYIEKDRMENTPQFFDLNLKLNYTFVLHDHIKFQLNTGVQNIFNSFQKDLDKGEFRDAGYFYGPTQPRTFFIGFKIMN; from the coding sequence ATGAAACATTATATATTGGCGCTGGTGCTTGCCATGGCAAGCATCAACGCAGCTATTGCTGCAAATCCCATCAGGGAAGGCAATATGATTTCCGGCCATGTCCTTGTGAAAGGCTCGGAGGAGAACATACCGTATGCCACTGTTTTGATAGTGGGCAGCGGACAGGGAACGGTGTCTAATGAAGAAGGCCAGTTTGAACTCAAGAACCTTCCGGCGGGCAAATACACCTTGCGCGTATCCGCGGTAGGCTATAAAACACAGGAAAAGGAGATCGAGGTGAACAAAGACTTCACCGCCGTTGTACATTTCCAGATGCAGGAGGAGAGCTTCATGACAGATGAGGTCGTAGTATCGGCCAATCGCAATGAAGTGAGCCGTAAGGCAGCTCCTGTGGTGGTAAACGTGATGAGCACCAAACTTTTTGAAATGGTGAATTCCACCGACCTTGCCAAAACACTCAACTATCAGTCGGGACTGCGTGTGGAGAATAACTGTCAGAACTGCGGCTTTCCGCAAGTGCGCATCAATGGACTGGAAGGGCCTTACTCCCAGATCCTGATTAACAGTCGCCCCATTATCAGTGCCTTGAGTGGAGTGTACGGGCTGGAACAGATACCGGTGAACATGATTGAGAGGGTGGAAGTGGTGCGCGGTGGCGGCTCGGCGCTGTTCGGCGCGAATGCTGTGGGCGGAACCATCAATATCATTACCAAAGACCCTATCAATAATTCCTTTCAGGTGTCGAGCATGTTCTCCAATATGGACGGCAAGTCATGGGAGCAGTATATGGGCGCCAATGTCTCTCTGGTGGCCAAAGACAACTCCTACGGCATCGCTCTTTACGAAAGCTATCGCAACCGCAATCCTTACGACCGCGATGGAGACGGCTTCTCCGAACTGGGCAAGCTGAACATGAATACTTTCGGCTTTCGCGCCTATTACCGCCCTACGCATTTCAGCCGCATCAATCTGGAATATCACACTACGAACGAGTTCCGCCGCGGCGGCAATAAGTTCGACCTCCAGCCGCACGAAACGGACATCACAGAGCAAACCAAGCATATCATCAACAGCGGTGGCTTGAGCTACGACCTCTTCTGGCGTGAATATAAGCATAAGATCTCATTGTACGGCTCCATTCAGCACACCGACCGCAACAGCTACTACGGTGCGCAGAAGGACCTGAACGCTTACGGCAAGACAAAAGACTTGACTTGGGTGGCAGGCGGCATGTACGTAGGCAATATGGATAACTGCCTTTTTGCCCCCGCCACTTTTACGGGCGGGCTGGAGTATCAGAACAATTCCATGCACGATGTGATGACGGGCTATCACCGCGACATGCAGCAGGATGTCCGCATTGCCAGTGCCTTTGTGCAGAATGAATGGAAGATGAATGTCCTGACCATGCTGGTGGGCGCCCGGCTGGATAAGCACAATCTGATAGACAAGTTGATTTTCAGTCCCCGCGTCAATCTGCTCTATAAGCCTTCCGAGGATTTTCAGGCGCGTCTGACGTACTCCACCGGTTTTCGTGCGCCGCAAGCCTATGATGAAGACCTCCATGTCACAGCAGTGGGCGGTGAGGGTGTGCAAATCAAGCTGGCGGACAACCTGCGCGAAGAGCGTTCCAACAGTTACAGCGGGTCGGTGGACTGGACCACTCATTTGGGACATTGGCAGGCCAACATACTTGTGGAGGGCTTCTATACGGACTTGCGCCATGTTTTTGTTCTTGAGGACATCGGAAAGAACGACATAGGCGATGTTATCAAAGAACGCCGTAACGGCAATGGCGCCCGCGTGTACGGAGCAAACCTCGACGCCAAGATTGCCCATGGCAAGGAAGCGCAGTTCCAGTTGGGCTTTACCGCGCAGCGCAGCCGCTACACCCACGAGGAGGCATGGACAAAAGTGGACGGTGTGGACCTGACTACCAAGCGCATGCCCCGCACACCGGATTATTACGGTTACTTCACTTTCTCGTCTGCTCCGGTGAAGAATTTCGACTTCTCACTGTCCGGCACTTATACGGGCAAGATGATTGTGCCGCACTATGCCGGATATATCGAAAAAGACCGCATGGAGAATACGCCCCAGTTCTTCGACCTCAATCTGAAGCTGAATTATACGTTCGTGCTGCACGACCACATCAAATTCCAGCTGAATACGGGCGTGCAGAACATCTTCAATAGTTTTCAGAAAGATCTGGATAAGGGAGAATTCCGCGATGCCGGTTATTTTTACGGCCCTACACAACCGCGTACATTCTTCATAGGATTTAAAATAATGAATTAG
- a CDS encoding bifunctional metallophosphatase/5'-nucleotidase yields the protein MKRRICCFVWLFLLLGTVAAQEKVVKLKIVQTSDIHGNYYPHDFILQKDAAGSLARVYAFVQKERETYKDNLILLDNGDILQGQPTAYYYNYIDTVSPHLTAEMLNYMGYDAGNMGNHDVETGRAVFDRWAGDCHAPVLGANIIDTATGKNHFQPYVTLERDGVKIVVLGMITPAIPMWLSENLWKGLRFDDMETTARKWMKIIREKERPDVVVGMFHAGQDALLMGGKYRENASLDIARNVPGFDIVLMGHDHARECKKVQNVAGDSVLVMDPASNGVVVSDIDLTVTLRNGKVVDKQINGVLTETGDYGISEDFMKHFASQYATIQNFVSKKIGHLTETISTRPAYFGSSAFIDLIHTLQLNISGADISLAAPLSYDTRIEEGDVYVYDMFNLYKYENMLYTMRLSGKEIHDVLEMSYALWTNRMASPDDHILLFRDKPREGAADRASFKNFSFNFDSAAGIVYTVDVTKPEGQKVTIHSMADGTPFDMDKMYAVALNSYRGNGGGELLTKGAGIPQDKLKERIIRSTDKDLRYYLMQYIERKKVIEPRALGQWKFVPEEWAAPASKRDYEFLFGKVQE from the coding sequence ATGAAGAGACGAATTTGTTGCTTTGTATGGCTTTTCCTGCTGCTCGGAACGGTTGCGGCACAGGAGAAGGTCGTTAAGTTGAAGATAGTACAAACCAGTGACATACATGGGAACTACTATCCCCATGATTTTATTTTGCAGAAGGATGCCGCCGGGAGTTTGGCGCGTGTATATGCTTTTGTGCAGAAAGAGCGCGAGACGTATAAAGACAACCTGATTCTGCTGGACAACGGTGATATTCTGCAAGGGCAGCCTACGGCTTATTACTACAACTACATTGATACTGTGTCGCCGCACCTGACGGCCGAAATGCTGAACTACATGGGCTATGATGCCGGCAATATGGGCAACCACGATGTGGAGACCGGACGTGCCGTTTTCGATCGTTGGGCAGGCGATTGCCACGCCCCTGTGCTGGGAGCCAACATCATTGATACGGCTACGGGTAAGAATCATTTCCAGCCCTACGTGACGCTTGAACGCGACGGTGTAAAGATTGTGGTTCTCGGCATGATAACACCCGCTATCCCGATGTGGCTGTCCGAAAACCTGTGGAAAGGCCTGCGCTTTGACGATATGGAAACAACGGCGCGCAAGTGGATGAAGATAATTCGTGAGAAGGAACGCCCGGATGTTGTAGTGGGTATGTTCCATGCCGGACAAGACGCTTTGCTGATGGGCGGCAAATATAGGGAGAACGCTTCGCTGGACATAGCACGCAATGTGCCGGGGTTCGACATCGTACTTATGGGGCACGACCATGCCCGCGAGTGCAAGAAAGTGCAGAACGTGGCGGGCGACTCCGTATTGGTGATGGACCCGGCGAGCAACGGCGTGGTGGTGAGTGACATTGACCTGACTGTGACGCTGCGTAATGGCAAGGTAGTGGATAAGCAGATCAACGGTGTGCTGACCGAAACCGGTGACTACGGCATCAGTGAGGACTTCATGAAGCATTTTGCGTCGCAATACGCCACCATCCAGAATTTCGTATCGAAGAAGATAGGGCATTTGACGGAGACAATCTCCACCCGTCCCGCTTACTTCGGCTCTTCTGCTTTCATCGACCTGATCCATACTTTACAGCTTAACATCAGCGGTGCGGATATTTCGTTGGCGGCTCCTCTGTCCTACGACACCCGGATTGAGGAAGGGGATGTCTATGTGTACGACATGTTCAACCTGTATAAGTACGAGAATATGCTCTACACCATGCGCCTTTCGGGCAAGGAAATACACGATGTTCTGGAAATGTCTTATGCCCTGTGGACCAACCGTATGGCTTCTCCCGACGACCACATCCTGCTGTTCCGCGACAAGCCGCGCGAAGGTGCGGCAGACAGGGCGTCTTTCAAGAATTTCAGCTTTAATTTCGATTCGGCGGCAGGCATCGTCTATACAGTGGATGTGACGAAACCGGAGGGACAGAAAGTGACCATTCACAGCATGGCCGACGGCACTCCGTTCGATATGGACAAGATGTATGCGGTGGCTCTCAACTCTTACCGGGGCAACGGCGGTGGGGAACTGCTGACCAAAGGTGCGGGAATCCCTCAGGACAAATTGAAAGAACGTATCATCCGTTCTACGGATAAGGATTTGCGTTACTATCTGATGCAATACATAGAACGGAAGAAGGTAATCGAACCGCGTGCGCTCGGCCAGTGGAAATTTGTTCCGGAGGAATGGGCGGCTCCTGCTTCCAAACGCGATTATGAGTTTCTCTTTGGTAAAGTTCAGGAATAA